From Humibacter ginsenosidimutans, a single genomic window includes:
- a CDS encoding phage tail protein, with protein MSEAYLGEIRVVSFTFAPKGWAFCNGQLLAINQNQALFSLLGTTYGGDGRANFALPDLRARMPIAYGGTGAGANLGAVGGEAAHTLTVTELPAHTHVPSAGPSANQTSPAGGFWGTTSAAAYAATTPNSAMSPTAVSQVGGSQAHENQSPYLGLNFVIALQGIFPSRT; from the coding sequence ATGTCGGAGGCTTACCTCGGCGAGATCAGGGTCGTCTCGTTCACTTTCGCGCCCAAGGGATGGGCGTTCTGCAACGGCCAGCTGCTCGCAATCAATCAGAACCAAGCGCTGTTCTCCCTGCTGGGCACGACCTATGGCGGTGACGGGCGAGCGAACTTCGCTCTCCCCGACCTGCGTGCTCGCATGCCGATCGCCTACGGCGGCACCGGCGCGGGCGCGAACCTCGGTGCCGTCGGCGGTGAGGCTGCCCATACGCTCACCGTGACGGAGCTGCCGGCGCACACGCACGTCCCCTCGGCAGGTCCGTCGGCGAATCAGACATCGCCGGCAGGTGGTTTCTGGGGCACGACGTCGGCGGCGGCGTACGCGGCGACCACTCCGAACTCGGCGATGAGTCCCACCGCCGTGAGCCAGGTCGGCGGGTCTCAAGCGCACGAGAATCAGTCGCCCTATCTGGGCCTGAACTTCGTCATCGCGCTGCAGGGAATCTTCCCCAGCCGCACCTGA
- a CDS encoding MFS transporter, whose amino-acid sequence MSQDAPTPAPPTEPTGQAPTQDVAAPASFASDESPTNELGERRFVSRLGWFGPVNMLMILGAAIPTSAVAGLMAYNFTARLDEAGANASIGAANVFGALFGALAAIVAGNVSDHTRTRLGRRNPWIITGTVIAAICILGLTFVPYTAVWAVIVLFCGFQVGLNTTLASYTALLPDRVNSKLMGRASAFASFGTLLGSALGGVVVSVLVQVFGVQHLSVGFLMLPWTMVVMMLVVVLAIPGARLRRNPGEKLFDLREIMSTFRPPKDREYWFVYLGRLVFMVGLMMLVQTQTQQLRYHFGLSIEQAASLGAVLGILLAVAAAAATAIAGPLSDRLRRRKAPVIVSVVLFVAGVAVLLLSTETWVLYVNILLAAFAFGAFSSVDQALMVEILPNKETAARDLGFLTTTNTLSGVIGGGIGAIIIGTLGYTALFIIAGLLALACIAFFVPIKRVR is encoded by the coding sequence ATGTCACAGGACGCCCCTACGCCCGCACCCCCCACCGAGCCGACCGGTCAAGCGCCCACGCAGGATGTCGCCGCTCCCGCGAGCTTCGCGTCCGACGAGTCGCCCACGAACGAGCTCGGCGAGCGTCGGTTCGTCAGCAGGCTGGGCTGGTTCGGTCCGGTCAACATGCTCATGATCCTCGGCGCAGCCATCCCCACCTCGGCGGTCGCGGGCCTCATGGCCTACAACTTCACGGCGCGGCTCGACGAGGCGGGAGCCAACGCCTCGATCGGCGCGGCGAACGTGTTCGGTGCGTTGTTCGGCGCGCTCGCGGCGATCGTCGCCGGCAATGTGTCGGACCACACCCGCACACGATTGGGCCGCCGTAACCCCTGGATCATCACGGGAACCGTCATCGCGGCGATCTGCATTCTGGGCTTGACCTTCGTGCCGTACACCGCGGTGTGGGCGGTGATCGTGCTGTTCTGCGGCTTCCAGGTGGGGCTCAACACCACGCTCGCGAGCTACACCGCACTGCTTCCGGACCGGGTCAACTCCAAGCTGATGGGACGGGCGTCCGCGTTCGCGAGCTTCGGAACCCTGCTCGGATCGGCGCTGGGAGGCGTGGTCGTGAGCGTGCTGGTGCAGGTCTTCGGGGTGCAGCACCTCAGTGTCGGCTTCCTGATGCTGCCGTGGACCATGGTGGTGATGATGCTGGTCGTCGTGCTCGCCATTCCGGGTGCACGTCTGCGTCGCAACCCCGGCGAGAAGCTCTTCGACCTGCGCGAGATCATGTCGACCTTCCGCCCGCCCAAGGACCGCGAATACTGGTTCGTCTACCTCGGCCGGCTCGTCTTCATGGTCGGCCTGATGATGCTCGTGCAGACGCAGACCCAGCAGTTGCGCTATCACTTCGGACTGTCGATCGAGCAGGCGGCGTCGCTGGGCGCCGTGCTCGGCATCCTGCTCGCCGTCGCGGCGGCCGCCGCCACGGCCATCGCCGGTCCGCTCTCCGATCGGCTGCGTCGGCGCAAGGCGCCCGTCATCGTCAGCGTCGTGCTGTTCGTCGCCGGCGTGGCCGTGCTGCTGCTCAGCACCGAGACCTGGGTGCTCTACGTGAACATCCTGCTCGCGGCCTTCGCCTTCGGGGCCTTCTCGTCCGTCGACCAGGCCCTCATGGTCGAGATCCTCCCGAACAAGGAGACCGCGGCGCGCGATCTCGGATTCCTCACCACGACAAATACCCTCTCCGGCGTGATCGGCGGCGGCATCGGCGCGATCATCATCGGAACGCTCGGCTACACCGCGCTGTTCATCATCGCGGGGCTGTTGGCGCTCGCGTGCATCGCGTTCTTCGTGCCCATCAAGCGGGTGCGCTGA
- a CDS encoding glycoside hydrolase family 1 protein, producing the protein MHELLPDGFLFGASTSAHQIEGNNVSSDWWAFENAPGSPVTEPSGDACDSFLRWREDMDLLRSLGFDSYRFSVEWARVEPVRGRISNSAVAHYVDMVEYARRVGLEPVVTLHHFTHPLWFMTDGGWLADDALDRFQRYLDAVAPVLDAGVRTAVTINEPNILAVMHAIVRGEAELEGGLLGGLPAPHRPTAERLAAAHRLAVDHLHRRHPGVRAGWTIANQAVQSTPDGDAVADDYRRTREDWFIEQSRGDDFIGVQSYTRTIMGREGIVPVAPEVERTLTGWEYYPAALEEAVRHTAEVAPGMPIIVTENGVAVADDERRIDYTRRALRGLARAMADGIDVHGYLHWSALDNYEWGRFAPTFGLIAVDRTAFVRTPKPSAFWLGSLARRRMLVAPQAEGEAPRDDESHDAGATPATR; encoded by the coding sequence ATGCACGAACTCCTCCCCGACGGATTCCTCTTCGGCGCCTCCACGTCCGCACACCAGATCGAAGGGAACAACGTCTCCAGCGACTGGTGGGCGTTCGAGAACGCGCCGGGCAGCCCGGTGACCGAGCCCAGCGGCGATGCCTGCGACAGCTTCCTGCGCTGGCGCGAAGACATGGACCTGCTGCGCTCGCTCGGCTTCGACAGCTATCGGTTCAGCGTCGAGTGGGCGCGCGTGGAGCCCGTTCGTGGCCGCATCTCGAACTCGGCCGTCGCGCACTACGTCGACATGGTCGAGTACGCCCGCCGCGTCGGGCTCGAACCCGTCGTCACCCTGCACCACTTCACGCATCCGCTCTGGTTCATGACCGACGGCGGCTGGCTCGCCGACGATGCGCTCGACAGGTTCCAGCGCTATCTGGATGCCGTCGCTCCGGTGCTCGACGCCGGCGTACGCACGGCCGTGACGATCAACGAGCCCAACATCCTCGCCGTCATGCACGCCATCGTGCGAGGCGAGGCCGAGCTCGAGGGCGGACTCCTCGGCGGTCTCCCCGCCCCGCACCGCCCGACCGCCGAGCGGCTCGCCGCGGCGCACCGGCTCGCCGTCGACCATCTACACCGCCGGCATCCGGGAGTGCGGGCCGGGTGGACCATCGCCAACCAGGCGGTGCAGTCGACGCCGGACGGTGACGCGGTCGCCGACGACTACCGCCGCACCAGGGAGGACTGGTTCATCGAGCAGAGTCGCGGCGACGACTTCATCGGCGTGCAGTCGTACACCCGCACGATCATGGGGCGCGAGGGCATCGTGCCGGTGGCGCCGGAAGTGGAACGCACGCTCACCGGCTGGGAGTACTACCCGGCCGCCCTGGAGGAGGCCGTGCGGCACACCGCCGAGGTCGCGCCGGGTATGCCGATCATCGTGACCGAGAACGGCGTCGCGGTCGCGGACGACGAGCGCCGCATCGACTACACGCGGCGAGCGCTCCGCGGTCTCGCGCGGGCGATGGCGGACGGCATCGACGTGCACGGCTACCTGCACTGGTCGGCGCTCGACAACTACGAGTGGGGTCGCTTCGCACCCACTTTCGGGCTGATCGCCGTCGATCGCACCGCCTTCGTGCGCACACCCAAGCCCTCCGCGTTCTGGCTCGGCTCCCTGGCCCGCCGGCGGATGCTCGTCGCACCGCAAGCCGAAGGCGAGGCGCCCCGCGACGACGAGTCGCACGACGCAGGCGCGACCCCCGCGACGCGATGA
- a CDS encoding DHA2 family efflux MFS transporter permease subunit: MTDRRRWAGLVFISIAVALIIVDSTIVNVAIPSIVDDLKISSTQVQWVQESYTLVFAAFLLVFGTLADRYGRRLVLFLGVAVFALSSVAAALAPTGDLLITARLVQGLGGAAVLPTTLSLINANFRGRDRAIAFATWGSTIGGMTALGPLLGGWLTTDFSWRWAFGINIPFAIAIIVGALFTVRESKDAAHAGRVDILGALLSIVASASLVFALIEGRTYGWWTVDHRLKLGSWTWPWQLSPIPLAFALAVVSGVLFVLWGIQRLRRGRSTMLALNLFRIPSFRNGNIAAMIVSLGEFGIILSLPIWLQFVLGFSALQTGLILLALAIGSFVASGLAGAFGNRISAVTIVRVGLAAEIVGIAGLGFVIAPDTTWGVLIPFLFVYGFGVGLATAQLTGVVLRDVPVTSSGQASGTQSTSRQIGSALGIAILGTVLFSSAAGVLGAKLDDRGVPAAQRDSLVSTVVDSSGAAIAGLEKNPQTKAVASDAKIAFSDGTKYAAWSAAGFLVVGFLATLSLGSGRPGSSDGDTSEGDDTAEASEAPTASSRKPE; this comes from the coding sequence ATGACCGACCGTCGACGCTGGGCCGGGCTGGTGTTCATCAGCATCGCGGTGGCGCTCATCATCGTGGACTCCACGATCGTCAACGTCGCGATTCCGTCGATCGTCGACGACCTCAAGATCAGCTCCACCCAGGTGCAGTGGGTGCAGGAGTCGTACACCCTCGTCTTCGCCGCGTTCCTGCTCGTCTTCGGCACGCTCGCCGATCGATACGGCCGCCGGCTCGTGCTGTTCCTCGGCGTGGCGGTGTTCGCGCTGTCGTCGGTGGCGGCGGCCCTCGCGCCCACCGGCGACCTGCTCATCACCGCTCGCCTGGTTCAGGGCCTGGGCGGCGCCGCGGTGCTGCCGACGACCCTGTCGCTCATCAACGCGAACTTCCGCGGGCGCGATCGCGCCATCGCGTTCGCCACCTGGGGATCGACGATCGGCGGCATGACCGCCCTGGGCCCGCTGCTCGGCGGGTGGCTGACCACCGACTTCTCGTGGCGTTGGGCGTTCGGCATCAACATCCCGTTCGCGATCGCGATCATCGTCGGCGCCCTCTTCACGGTGCGGGAGTCGAAGGATGCCGCGCACGCCGGCCGCGTCGACATCCTCGGTGCCCTGCTCTCCATCGTCGCGAGCGCGTCCCTGGTGTTCGCCCTGATCGAGGGTCGCACCTATGGCTGGTGGACGGTCGACCATCGCCTGAAGCTCGGCAGCTGGACGTGGCCGTGGCAGCTCTCGCCGATCCCGTTGGCGTTCGCGCTCGCGGTGGTGAGCGGCGTGCTGTTCGTGCTGTGGGGCATCCAACGGTTGCGGCGCGGCAGGAGCACCATGCTCGCGCTGAACCTTTTCCGCATCCCGTCGTTCCGCAACGGCAACATCGCCGCGATGATCGTGTCGCTGGGCGAGTTCGGCATCATCCTGTCGCTTCCGATCTGGCTGCAGTTCGTGCTCGGCTTCAGCGCACTCCAGACCGGGCTCATTCTGCTCGCCCTGGCGATCGGGTCGTTCGTGGCCAGCGGCCTCGCCGGCGCGTTCGGCAACCGCATCAGCGCGGTCACCATCGTGCGTGTCGGGCTCGCCGCCGAGATCGTGGGCATCGCGGGCCTCGGGTTCGTGATCGCACCCGACACGACATGGGGCGTGCTCATCCCGTTCCTCTTCGTGTACGGGTTCGGTGTCGGCCTGGCGACGGCGCAGCTCACCGGGGTCGTGCTGCGGGATGTCCCTGTCACCTCGAGCGGGCAGGCGTCGGGAACGCAGAGCACGAGCCGGCAGATCGGCTCCGCGCTGGGCATCGCCATTCTCGGCACGGTGCTCTTCAGCTCCGCGGCGGGGGTTCTCGGCGCGAAGCTCGACGATCGCGGGGTGCCGGCTGCGCAGCGCGACTCCCTGGTGTCGACGGTGGTCGACAGTTCGGGCGCGGCCATCGCGGGACTGGAGAAGAACCCGCAGACGAAGGCCGTGGCATCCGATGCGAAGATCGCGTTCTCGGATGGCACCAAGTACGCCGCGTGGTCGGCCGCCGGCTTCCTGGTGGTCGGCTTCCTGGCGACGCTGTCGCTCGGCAGCGGCCGCCCCGGGTCGAGTGACGGTGACACTTCGGAGGGTGACGACACGGCCGAGGCATCCGAAGCGCCAACGGCCTCGTCGCGAAAACCGGAGTGA
- a CDS encoding GNAT family N-acetyltransferase, whose amino-acid sequence MTTTASSTMQQLAELALRDESERDREAVDRIATADLASQLQASGVPATTAAPLLELQARARRDEYGAAYPDARHTVIECAGTIVGLLVLDESHDRVRVIDLAVAPEHRRSGIARRVMSQVCVDADARAASVALQVWVTNEPALRLYESLGFVHDPEHEHDADAMRASIVRPAPSERCAP is encoded by the coding sequence ATGACGACGACGGCATCGAGCACGATGCAGCAGCTGGCCGAACTCGCACTGCGCGATGAGTCGGAGCGGGATCGCGAGGCCGTCGACCGCATCGCGACGGCCGATCTCGCCTCGCAGCTGCAGGCATCCGGAGTGCCTGCGACCACCGCAGCCCCTTTGCTCGAGTTGCAGGCGCGCGCACGACGTGACGAGTACGGCGCGGCGTATCCGGATGCCCGTCACACGGTCATCGAGTGCGCCGGCACGATCGTCGGCCTGCTCGTGCTCGACGAGAGTCACGATCGCGTTCGGGTCATCGACCTCGCCGTGGCTCCCGAGCATCGGCGCTCCGGAATCGCGCGGCGAGTGATGTCGCAGGTCTGCGTCGACGCGGATGCCCGTGCTGCCAGCGTCGCGCTGCAGGTCTGGGTCACGAACGAGCCGGCGCTGCGCCTCTATGAGAGCCTCGGCTTCGTCCACGATCCTGAGCACGAACACGACGCGGATGCCATGCGCGCGAGCATCGTGCGCCCAGCGCCGTCCGAAAGGTGTGCACCATGA
- a CDS encoding MarR family winged helix-turn-helix transcriptional regulator: MQAEDHPETWPMGRLLGAASRAVERRWARRLETQGLTHAGVIVLHLVSIGVTSQTELARHAHVEVQTMSRTVDRLERDGLVRRDKDAADRRRHIVAITDAGRTAYARSYELERTLLPRLENEDAVRAALVRILTDRE, from the coding sequence ATGCAGGCGGAGGACCATCCGGAGACGTGGCCGATGGGGCGGCTGCTCGGCGCGGCATCCCGCGCCGTCGAGCGCCGATGGGCACGGCGGCTCGAGACTCAGGGCCTCACGCACGCCGGCGTGATCGTGCTGCACCTCGTGAGCATCGGCGTGACCTCGCAGACCGAGCTCGCTCGACACGCGCACGTCGAGGTGCAGACCATGTCCCGCACGGTCGACCGGCTCGAGCGCGACGGCCTCGTGCGGCGAGACAAGGATGCCGCCGACCGCCGCCGCCACATCGTCGCGATCACCGACGCAGGCCGCACCGCCTACGCGAGGTCGTATGAACTCGAGCGAACGTTGCTGCCGCGCCTCGAGAACGAGGATGCCGTGCGCGCGGCGCTCGTGCGCATCCTCACCGACCGGGAATGA
- a CDS encoding ArsR/SmtB family transcription factor, with protein sequence MTEAAANDPLSTVFFALADPTRRAILARLTDGPATIGELAAPFRVSLATVSRHITVLEQAGLVGKQRNAQWRTVHLESAQLQAADDWLAPYRAFFERRFDALETHLKSMKTTSEEPS encoded by the coding sequence ATGACCGAAGCCGCTGCGAACGATCCACTGAGCACCGTGTTCTTCGCTCTCGCCGATCCCACGCGGCGCGCGATCCTCGCCCGGCTGACCGACGGGCCGGCCACCATCGGCGAGCTCGCCGCTCCTTTTCGCGTCTCGTTGGCCACCGTCTCGAGGCACATCACGGTGCTCGAGCAGGCGGGCCTGGTCGGCAAACAACGCAACGCCCAGTGGCGAACCGTCCATCTCGAATCCGCTCAGCTGCAGGCCGCGGACGACTGGCTCGCTCCCTACCGAGCGTTCTTCGAGCGACGCTTCGACGCGCTCGAAACACATCTGAAGTCGATGAAGACCACATCGGAGGAACCATCATGA
- a CDS encoding phage tail protein: MASPFVGEIRMFAGNFAPTGWAFCNGQLLPISQNTALFSLLGTNYGGDGKSTFGLPNLGSRTPIAAGQGAGLSIRDLGETGGSATVTLLESGMPNHRHTASGVAAGGNANSPAGAAWAEPHLGRVADQAYAAAPSTTMHPQSLAMTGGGAPHNNLPPYLVVAFIIALQGVYPPRS, encoded by the coding sequence ATGGCCAGTCCATTCGTCGGAGAGATACGGATGTTCGCGGGCAATTTCGCCCCCACCGGCTGGGCCTTCTGCAATGGACAGCTGCTTCCCATCTCGCAGAACACCGCACTGTTCTCCCTGCTCGGCACCAACTACGGCGGCGATGGCAAGTCCACGTTCGGCCTTCCCAACCTCGGGTCGAGAACCCCGATCGCGGCCGGACAGGGCGCCGGCCTCTCGATCCGCGACCTGGGCGAGACGGGCGGGTCGGCGACGGTCACGCTCCTCGAATCGGGGATGCCGAACCACCGTCACACGGCATCGGGCGTCGCGGCAGGCGGCAATGCCAACTCACCGGCGGGCGCCGCGTGGGCCGAACCGCATCTGGGCCGAGTGGCCGATCAGGCGTACGCCGCTGCACCCAGCACCACGATGCATCCTCAGTCGCTGGCGATGACCGGCGGCGGCGCACCGCACAACAACCTGCCGCCGTACCTCGTGGTGGCGTTCATCATCGCGTTGCAGGGGGTCTATCCGCCGCGCTCCTGA
- a CDS encoding DUF6916 family protein — translation MIEVAMMSLFRRTPSTPTAPESESIPSGVSRRAVVVGAAGLGIGVVAVEAVVGTAYRAHGTSRVAAKSATTPAGSADSAVTPLVDVGATVDGGLRAVFVAAIGARFEAAAHGVRSTLTLRSVDDLIGAPSSSEAFRLAFDGTLAGDGIHRISAEGVDAVDLYVGTVGPASDRGVEAIIDRRTP, via the coding sequence ATGATCGAGGTTGCCATGATGTCGCTGTTCAGACGAACACCGTCCACTCCGACTGCACCCGAAAGCGAGTCGATTCCGTCCGGCGTCTCACGACGCGCTGTCGTGGTCGGCGCTGCGGGCCTAGGCATCGGCGTGGTCGCGGTCGAAGCCGTCGTGGGCACGGCGTACCGTGCGCACGGAACCTCCAGGGTTGCTGCGAAATCCGCGACGACGCCCGCCGGGTCGGCCGACTCGGCAGTGACCCCGCTCGTCGACGTGGGCGCCACGGTGGATGGCGGACTGCGCGCCGTCTTCGTCGCGGCGATCGGAGCACGATTCGAGGCAGCGGCCCACGGTGTCCGAAGCACCCTCACGTTGCGCTCGGTCGACGATCTGATCGGCGCACCGAGTTCCTCCGAGGCCTTCCGGCTCGCCTTCGACGGCACGCTCGCAGGTGACGGAATCCACCGAATTTCCGCGGAGGGCGTCGACGCCGTCGACCTCTACGTCGGCACAGTCGGGCCCGCGAGCGATCGCGGGGTCGAGGCGATCATCGACCGGCGCACCCCATGA
- a CDS encoding family 20 glycosylhydrolase: MPLSTDATLTMSGHPGLLTRVLPPLDALARRARGIGLAACAPGMPGTSSLGSASTAHLGLRFEVVDESRLDGLPAALGQAPCAAGAFDERYELEVDGDGAGATVRAASAAGAFRGATVLLQALDASDGIRVPSGRIRDAPLLAWRGLSLDVARHFVDVDDVKRVIDLLAWHRLNVLHLHLTDTQAWRLESERWPLLTATGAPFYSRDEWRELVRFADERFVTIVPELDMPGHVGAALAAYPELAEGAEFAHPRLGYLDPHVPATVRFASDVLDEVTELSTSAFVHLGGDEAFGMPEPAYARFVAEVVEHVHGIPRRVIGWQEATRADALSSTRLAGPDLVQLWISEKDAFDAEAVKARTSAEYHALVDEAAKTAALAPQDGPRAVAAGIPLILSPSSPLYLNRGYAEPSADPAQTDAGVRLGFPDYAPENTAALADWDPFAWVAENVPGAAIAGVEAAIWGETVESFDDLALLLLPRLAVVAERAWSPAVSPWESVAARLRCNDEVWARMGFGAWYRSVEVMQGRRRPTVWDHS; encoded by the coding sequence GTGCCGCTGTCAACGGACGCGACGCTGACGATGAGCGGTCACCCGGGGCTGCTCACAAGGGTCCTGCCGCCCTTGGATGCGCTCGCGCGACGGGCGCGCGGAATCGGGCTCGCGGCATGCGCGCCGGGAATGCCCGGCACGAGTTCCCTGGGCTCGGCTTCGACTGCCCACCTCGGGCTGCGCTTCGAGGTGGTCGATGAGAGCCGGCTCGACGGGCTCCCGGCGGCGCTGGGCCAGGCGCCATGCGCTGCCGGAGCATTCGACGAGAGGTACGAGCTCGAGGTCGATGGCGATGGCGCTGGCGCGACGGTGCGTGCGGCATCGGCAGCTGGGGCGTTCAGGGGCGCGACGGTGCTGCTGCAGGCGCTGGACGCGAGTGACGGCATTCGAGTGCCGTCCGGCCGCATTCGCGACGCACCGCTGCTGGCCTGGCGCGGGCTCTCGCTCGACGTGGCGCGGCACTTCGTCGACGTCGACGACGTGAAGCGCGTGATCGACCTGCTCGCCTGGCATCGCCTGAACGTGCTGCATCTGCACCTGACCGACACGCAGGCATGGCGGCTCGAATCCGAACGGTGGCCGCTGCTCACGGCGACGGGCGCGCCCTTCTACTCGCGCGACGAATGGCGCGAGCTCGTGCGCTTCGCCGACGAGCGGTTCGTCACCATCGTGCCGGAGCTCGACATGCCCGGACACGTCGGCGCGGCGCTCGCCGCCTACCCCGAGCTGGCCGAGGGCGCCGAGTTCGCGCATCCCCGGCTCGGCTACCTCGACCCGCACGTGCCGGCCACAGTGCGGTTCGCGAGCGACGTGCTCGACGAGGTGACCGAGCTCAGCACCTCGGCGTTCGTGCACCTCGGCGGCGACGAGGCGTTCGGGATGCCCGAGCCCGCGTACGCCCGCTTCGTCGCCGAGGTCGTCGAGCACGTGCACGGCATCCCGCGCCGCGTGATCGGGTGGCAGGAGGCGACGCGGGCTGACGCCCTCTCGTCGACTCGTCTCGCCGGCCCCGACCTCGTGCAGCTCTGGATCAGCGAGAAGGATGCCTTCGACGCGGAGGCCGTCAAGGCGCGCACGTCGGCCGAGTACCACGCGCTCGTGGACGAGGCAGCGAAGACGGCCGCGCTCGCCCCGCAGGACGGTCCACGGGCGGTGGCCGCCGGCATTCCGCTGATCCTGTCGCCCTCGTCTCCGCTCTACCTCAACCGCGGCTACGCGGAGCCGAGCGCCGACCCCGCTCAGACGGATGCCGGTGTTCGCCTCGGCTTCCCCGATTACGCGCCCGAGAACACCGCGGCGCTCGCGGACTGGGACCCGTTCGCCTGGGTGGCGGAGAATGTGCCGGGCGCCGCCATCGCCGGGGTCGAGGCGGCGATCTGGGGTGAGACCGTCGAATCGTTCGACGACCTCGCGCTGCTGCTCCTGCCGAGGCTGGCGGTCGTGGCGGAGCGAGCCTGGAGCCCGGCGGTATCCCCCTGGGAATCGGTCGCCGCCCGGCTGCGGTGCAATGACGAGGTGTGGGCGCGGATGGGCTTCGGCGCCTGGTACCGGTCCGTCGAGGTGATGCAGGGCCGGCGCCGGCCGACGGTGTGGGATCACTCATGA
- a CDS encoding phage tail protein, whose protein sequence is MSDPYVGEIRMFAGNFAPVGWAFCNGQSVPISENETLFQLIGTTYGGDGVNTFALPDLQGRAPVHVGSSVALGQQGGVEEVTLTTSQIPSHTHIPQGTTAQAATGDPSNAVWASWGDNPYSSSTPAAALAASAIGAAGGSQPHDNMPPYQVINFIISLYGIFPSPS, encoded by the coding sequence ATGAGCGATCCGTACGTGGGTGAGATCCGCATGTTCGCGGGTAACTTCGCTCCGGTGGGCTGGGCGTTCTGCAACGGTCAGTCCGTGCCCATCTCGGAGAACGAGACGCTGTTCCAGCTCATCGGAACCACCTACGGGGGAGACGGCGTCAACACGTTCGCGCTGCCCGATCTGCAGGGCAGAGCGCCCGTGCACGTCGGCTCGAGCGTCGCGCTCGGTCAGCAAGGCGGCGTCGAGGAGGTCACCCTCACCACCTCGCAGATCCCGTCCCACACGCACATACCTCAGGGGACGACGGCGCAGGCCGCAACCGGCGATCCGTCGAACGCGGTCTGGGCGTCGTGGGGTGACAACCCCTACTCGTCATCGACACCGGCGGCGGCGCTTGCCGCCTCGGCGATAGGTGCCGCGGGCGGAAGCCAGCCGCACGACAACATGCCGCCCTACCAGGTGATCAACTTCATCATTTCGCTGTACGGCATCTTCCCATCCCCGAGCTGA
- a CDS encoding SRPBCC family protein: MIATLSGQTLTEAARSFTLTRVVDAPPADVYRAWTEADHLAWYFNPERPVPTEPIEVDARPGGCFRVMMDEREGKRYWSGGRYLELVPARRIVFEWGVAGGWPDLDEIPSEKRVVCTVALAPVGDGSQTEHVFTSAFPAAMTDEEIASFIAVGMREGWATTIARLLIPGR; this comes from the coding sequence ATGATCGCAACACTCTCGGGGCAGACGCTCACCGAGGCGGCCCGCAGTTTCACTCTCACCCGCGTCGTCGACGCGCCGCCCGCTGACGTCTATCGCGCGTGGACCGAGGCCGACCATCTCGCCTGGTATTTCAATCCGGAACGTCCCGTGCCCACCGAGCCCATCGAGGTCGATGCGCGACCGGGCGGCTGCTTCCGCGTGATGATGGATGAGCGCGAGGGCAAGCGCTACTGGTCAGGCGGCCGCTACCTCGAGCTCGTCCCCGCCCGGCGCATCGTCTTCGAGTGGGGGGTCGCGGGCGGCTGGCCCGACCTCGACGAGATCCCGTCGGAGAAACGTGTCGTCTGCACGGTGGCTCTCGCGCCGGTCGGCGACGGCTCGCAGACCGAACACGTCTTCACCAGCGCGTTCCCCGCGGCGATGACGGACGAGGAGATCGCCTCCTTCATCGCCGTCGGCATGCGGGAAGGGTGGGCGACGACCATCGCCCGGCTGCTCATTCCCGGTCGGTGA